One segment of Ureibacillus thermophilus DNA contains the following:
- a CDS encoding cytochrome c oxidase subunit II has product MEIHKYEKWWLVFGTGTLIVFLIILGVSAFHSGTHPNNSKWIINYENVDEIEPFNNPGVHKVEGKDWDYEVVLVAQAFAYNPMEIEIPVGSKVRFIATTKDVIHGFEVAGTNINLMLEPGYVSEKITTLDKAGTYTIVCNEYCGTGHALMYSTLKVVDPDDNN; this is encoded by the coding sequence ATGGAGATACACAAGTATGAGAAATGGTGGTTAGTATTTGGTACAGGAACACTTATCGTATTCCTTATCATCCTTGGTGTCAGCGCATTCCATAGCGGGACTCATCCAAATAATTCAAAATGGATCATCAACTATGAAAATGTTGATGAAATTGAACCGTTTAATAACCCTGGGGTTCACAAAGTAGAAGGAAAAGATTGGGATTATGAAGTTGTACTTGTTGCTCAAGCATTTGCTTACAATCCAATGGAAATTGAAATCCCAGTTGGTTCTAAAGTGCGTTTCATTGCAACTACAAAAGACGTTATTCATGGCTTTGAGGTTGCAGGCACAAACATCAACTTGATGCTTGAACCTGGTTATGTATCTGAAAAAATTACAACTTTAGATAAAGCTGGAACGTATACAATTGTATGTAACGAATATTGTGGTACAGGTCACGCATTGATGTACTCTACGTTAAAGGTGGTGGACCCAGATGACAACAACTAA
- a CDS encoding dynamin family protein — MGTFDEKLEQLLEQAAIQYIIFQQNEDEERMEKLHLFAKKLLQKEYVIGFAGHFSAGKSSMINALSGEDILASSPIPTSANIVKVHKSDEDFAICYMKNDKPVKFEAGYDIKTVKELSKNGELVTQIEIGHKDSKLPVGVTVMDTPGVDSTDDAHRMSTESALHIADIVFYTMDYNHVQSELNFQFTKQLMKYNPNVYLIVNQIDKHNEQELSFEEYKETVYNSFKAWGVEPKGIFFTSLKQLDHPHNDFEKVKNIVMDSMDHWQERLIETAENTLKKMQSEHLAYLEEEKNSLFEEHADILSRDEWENREDIIEQYEKLKLQTALFSIENWEESFKEKRNELLENAAIIPADFREKLRLYLESQQEGFKVGGLFGWKKKTQEEIERRKNDVYDQYQSILQSQIIGHMKTLMKQQLKDVGALTDERASEIDAMAFDVPFSLIEDCVQKNAIVTGDAVLNFANRVREATRRYFIRETDAWKESQIPILKEISETAQAPVQQKLKNLEKKAKAIQSIVRIDEQKEFLERQLVHASKNTRDDAKKQKAQWENRFEQELKEVRLFDPSMLKKEEKEEVFVEGQEERTSLSVQGEEVVESAVRTAKLVRQVEGFEEVADFLLKKVERLEHKDFTIALFGAFSAGKSSFSNALMGEKVLPVSPNPTTAAINKIRPVDEQHHHETADVQLKTKEQMLEDIQFAYEAIGLAVGSLEEAYNRADEALNVELKDERLNVHKSFIRAYKEGYPTYVEKLGEVLRVNREEFERFVAEERRSCFVDNINFYYDCPLTRMGVTLVDTPGADSINARHTGVAFEYIRNADAILFVTYYNHAFAKADREFLIQLGRVKDAFELDKMFFIVNAIDLAKDEEEAEEVKAYVRNELQRFGIRFPKLYGVSSLLALREKQEKAEYSSGMQQFEEAFYRFLNEDLASIAIQALHEEVEKTHQRLSDLITQTEENLKRKDERLEELAQLENYVEKHYSSASTSMIESDTKQELDELLYYVLQRVYYRYPDFFRESYNPSTFAAMSPQEALSKALKETLSSLKFDFAQELRVTNFRISQFIQKQIKERFKEESRSLKEMNPSFSFIAYEFEDAQLLDFEGPFEDFNKYASVKSYFKNTKSFFEKNEKEHLKQALEDMTKPDAEKYLEEEKQRIMDWAREQIAKEAERLRKHIYHQAMNQIQTERLLLQEESRLAVWKEIYQQLQKVGA; from the coding sequence ATGGGTACTTTTGATGAAAAATTAGAGCAACTGTTAGAACAAGCAGCCATCCAATACATAATCTTTCAGCAAAATGAAGATGAAGAACGCATGGAAAAACTTCATCTATTTGCGAAAAAACTATTGCAAAAAGAATATGTCATTGGATTTGCCGGCCACTTTTCTGCGGGAAAATCCAGCATGATTAATGCATTATCCGGTGAAGATATTTTAGCATCTAGCCCGATTCCGACGAGTGCCAACATTGTAAAGGTGCATAAATCGGATGAAGATTTTGCCATTTGTTACATGAAAAATGATAAGCCTGTGAAATTTGAAGCTGGCTACGATATAAAAACGGTGAAAGAGCTTAGCAAAAACGGAGAGCTTGTAACTCAAATCGAAATCGGGCATAAAGATTCGAAATTGCCTGTTGGTGTAACTGTAATGGATACTCCGGGAGTCGATTCCACAGATGATGCTCACCGCATGAGTACAGAATCTGCATTGCATATTGCGGATATCGTCTTTTATACGATGGATTACAACCATGTGCAATCAGAATTAAACTTTCAATTTACGAAACAATTAATGAAATACAATCCGAATGTGTACTTGATTGTAAACCAAATCGATAAGCACAACGAACAGGAGCTTTCCTTTGAAGAATATAAAGAAACGGTTTACAACTCCTTTAAAGCATGGGGAGTGGAGCCAAAAGGCATTTTCTTCACATCGCTAAAGCAGCTTGATCATCCGCACAATGATTTTGAGAAAGTCAAAAACATTGTCATGGATTCCATGGATCATTGGCAAGAACGTTTGATTGAAACAGCCGAAAATACATTGAAAAAAATGCAAAGTGAACATTTAGCCTATTTAGAAGAGGAGAAAAACTCCCTCTTTGAAGAGCATGCAGACATTTTATCACGAGATGAATGGGAAAATCGCGAAGATATTATAGAGCAATATGAAAAATTGAAATTGCAGACGGCGCTTTTCTCTATTGAAAATTGGGAAGAAAGCTTCAAAGAAAAGCGGAATGAATTGCTTGAAAATGCGGCGATTATCCCTGCAGATTTCCGGGAGAAATTGCGGCTTTATTTGGAAAGCCAACAGGAAGGATTTAAAGTAGGCGGTCTATTCGGCTGGAAAAAGAAAACCCAGGAAGAAATCGAACGCCGCAAAAATGATGTGTATGACCAATATCAAAGCATTTTGCAATCCCAAATCATCGGCCACATGAAAACTTTGATGAAACAACAGTTGAAAGATGTCGGCGCATTGACAGATGAAAGGGCAAGCGAAATCGATGCAATGGCTTTTGATGTGCCATTTAGTCTTATTGAAGATTGTGTGCAAAAAAACGCCATTGTAACTGGAGATGCGGTGTTGAACTTTGCCAATCGTGTAAGGGAAGCAACCCGCCGCTACTTCATTCGTGAAACGGATGCTTGGAAGGAAAGCCAAATTCCGATCTTAAAAGAAATCAGTGAAACAGCTCAAGCACCAGTTCAGCAAAAATTAAAAAATTTAGAGAAAAAAGCGAAAGCGATTCAAAGCATTGTGAGAATAGATGAACAAAAAGAATTTTTGGAAAGACAGCTTGTACATGCTTCCAAAAATACGAGAGATGATGCGAAAAAACAAAAAGCCCAATGGGAAAACCGTTTCGAACAAGAATTAAAAGAAGTCCGATTGTTCGACCCTTCCATGTTGAAAAAAGAAGAGAAAGAAGAAGTGTTTGTGGAAGGGCAAGAAGAACGTACAAGTCTTTCCGTGCAAGGAGAAGAAGTCGTTGAAAGCGCAGTGCGTACAGCCAAACTCGTCCGCCAAGTTGAAGGATTTGAAGAAGTGGCAGACTTCTTATTGAAAAAAGTAGAAAGACTTGAACATAAAGACTTTACAATTGCCTTATTCGGCGCATTTAGTGCGGGTAAATCCAGTTTCTCCAATGCGTTGATGGGTGAAAAAGTATTGCCGGTTTCTCCAAACCCGACAACAGCAGCCATCAATAAAATACGGCCTGTTGATGAACAGCATCATCATGAAACAGCCGATGTGCAACTAAAAACAAAAGAACAAATGCTGGAGGATATTCAATTCGCATATGAAGCAATCGGCCTTGCGGTAGGCTCGCTTGAAGAGGCGTATAATCGGGCCGATGAAGCATTGAATGTGGAGCTGAAAGATGAGCGCCTCAATGTTCATAAATCCTTTATACGCGCTTATAAAGAGGGATATCCAACATATGTCGAAAAACTTGGTGAAGTTCTTCGCGTCAATCGGGAAGAATTTGAACGCTTTGTTGCGGAAGAACGGCGCTCTTGCTTTGTCGATAACATCAACTTCTATTATGATTGTCCTTTAACGCGCATGGGTGTAACCCTTGTCGACACACCGGGAGCAGATTCCATCAATGCCCGCCATACAGGGGTGGCTTTCGAATATATCCGAAATGCCGACGCAATTCTTTTCGTCACATACTACAATCATGCCTTTGCGAAGGCTGACCGGGAATTTTTGATTCAATTAGGCCGCGTAAAAGATGCCTTTGAATTGGATAAAATGTTCTTTATTGTGAATGCCATCGACTTAGCGAAAGATGAAGAAGAAGCGGAAGAAGTAAAAGCATACGTACGCAATGAATTGCAGCGCTTTGGCATCCGCTTCCCTAAATTGTACGGTGTATCCAGTTTGCTTGCTTTGCGAGAAAAGCAGGAAAAAGCGGAATATTCATCAGGCATGCAGCAATTTGAAGAGGCGTTTTACCGCTTTTTAAATGAAGACCTTGCATCCATTGCCATTCAAGCGCTTCATGAGGAAGTGGAAAAAACTCATCAACGTTTATCAGATTTAATTACACAAACAGAGGAAAACTTAAAACGGAAAGATGAGCGGTTAGAAGAACTCGCCCAATTAGAAAATTATGTAGAGAAGCATTACAGCAGTGCGTCTACTAGCATGATTGAAAGCGATACGAAACAAGAGTTGGATGAATTATTATACTATGTGTTGCAACGGGTATATTACCGTTATCCAGACTTCTTTAGAGAAAGTTATAATCCATCCACTTTTGCAGCTATGTCGCCGCAGGAAGCTTTAAGCAAAGCGCTTAAAGAAACGTTGAGTTCATTAAAATTTGACTTTGCCCAAGAACTTCGGGTAACGAACTTCCGTATTAGCCAATTTATTCAAAAACAAATTAAAGAGCGGTTTAAAGAGGAAAGCCGTTCATTAAAAGAAATGAACCCAAGTTTTTCATTCATCGCTTATGAATTTGAAGATGCGCAATTATTGGATTTTGAAGGCCCATTTGAAGACTTTAACAAATATGCTTCCGTAAAATCTTACTTTAAAAATACGAAATCCTTCTTTGAAAAGAATGAGAAGGAGCATTTAAAACAAGCATTGGAAGATATGACAAAACCAGATGCAGAAAAATATTTAGAAGAGGAAAAACAACGAATCATGGATTGGGCCCGTGAGCAAATTGCTAAGGAAGCGGAACGATTGCGCAAGCATATTTACCATCAGGCCATGAATCAAATTCAAACAGAGCGCTTGCTATTGCAAGAAGAAAGCCGCTTAGCAGTATGGAAAGAAATTTATCAACAATTACAAAAAGTGGGAGCTTAA